A stretch of DNA from Lotus japonicus ecotype B-129 chromosome 4, LjGifu_v1.2:
CCAACTAATAAGATCACTAAATAGAACTATCAGCAAAATAACACATAAAACATGTCATGAACAATAAGGACAACaatgatcgaactctagactACTTGGTCATAGaaactctgataccatgttataAATCAACTATACCAAAAGCTAAGTTGTTGGATGAAggcacatgaatggttttatatgtACGTCTAACAAAACATACGAAAAAAACGTAAAGACAACATTGTCATCAAACTTCCCCTCCTGTCCCCCAGCACTTGCGCCCGGCCTATTGCCCTTCTGAGTTAACTCATGACCTTGGTTCTAATACCACCAGTAGATCGAGTGTTTACCACTAGCATAAAAATCTGTAGCTGGTTGCTAGGgcaattttttttctacttaaGTGCATTAGCCTAAGCATCACGGTTTCACATGTGCCTTCTGACGGCAAGGCAAGATACTAGCCCAAACCCATAAAAACAAGAATCTCATGAAGAAAAACTATCTTGAAAAAAAGTAGTTACCTCATACACAATAAGACCAAAAGAATACGCATCCACACTTCTATCAAACACATCATCTTTGTAAATCTCTGGTGCCACGTACAAGCCTGGAATTTATAGAGCCAAAtcactaattaataaaaattgtcatcTCCAATCCTAATGTGTACACTCGATCAATTCTTGAAAAGGAAATTCATATTGCATTCAAAAATCTTGTATGTTTAACAcgttataattaaattaaaccaTAAAGCATGGCATTGTTTTTCTGAAGAATAAAAACCTAATCAATTTCGAAGGAGATGAAATCCAAGTTAAAAAATTGGATATGCTAAAAAACTTACTCGAAAGGAGATCCGTGTTATCCTCAGGGTTTGCCAGCTTTGCTTCATCAGGTGAGATTAGCGATAATGTCACATTGCCAAATCCAGCTATCTTCAATTGCCCTCCACTATCCAGCAAAATATTTCTGGCACCTTACCGAAATTTCATATATTAAAGAAACAGCAATCCCAATGAGAAAAATCTCATTCAAAATACACACATAAGTATACACCAAATTGTATTAAGTGGTCTTACTTTGGCTTTAAATCACAGTGGATAATTGGTTCGGGTTTGCACTCATGAAGATAGTTCATGCCCCTGTTAAGAACAAATTATCAAGTTATCTTATATAAACAACCTTGAAGACGTTTTCACAAAGATTTCATAAAATATAGTTCCTTAAAATGGTTACTTGCCTAGCAACATCAAGAGCAAACCGTAGAACTTTTGATGGGGACAAACGCCCTTTCTTTTGAAGATAGCCTGCTAGGTCACCCTGTAAAATCAACATCAATATGAGCAATGATGTATTTGTAAATAGGGGTTTACTATGCTACTTCCACTAAAGTTTCTCTTATCGCTAAGATTTACCATCTCTAATGCTCCACCTAGTCTGtaccctaaaaaaaaaaaacaaatcccCCTTTGCAATGCTATGAGAGGGACAGATGGAAAGGTTACCTTAGCATGGTACTCTCGAACAATCATCATAGGTATATTCTGAGTGACAGCTCCAACAAACTGGACCACATTAGGATGCCGTACCCTTTCTAATAATGTGAGCTCATGTTTGAAAGCATTTCTGAGTGAATTATAGAAAAAATTCAGTGCCGAGGTTCAGTAATAAATTACAGAAATAAGCAGCAATTTAAACCACACTTAACCAAAAATCAAAGTGAAAAATAGTGCGTGATTATGCAGTCAGACAAAAACTTAGCCAAGTAGCATCAAAGAATCCAGTTGACAGTCAAGAAGCATATCATGCAGACACTCAAACAAACAAGCTTCATTGCTTAGGAGTATATACGTACATTCTCTCAGGATCTGAATAATGGTCCTTGTCAAGTATCTTCACTGCAACCTTTGTGCCATTCCACTTAGCTACTTGATACACTCCCTACAAAGAGATTGATCAAACAAGAGTGAAGAACTACAAGCAACCAATTTTAATATATGTGCCATTATGTAACTAAATAGTGTCAGATGCTTGTAGATCCATAAACTCCCTTCCAACACTTATCAGCAACTTTTCCTAATACACATAACATCAACACATGAGGCACCAACTATAAACAAAAATCAAAGattgaaaaaaatgaatgatCCACATCCACATGGTTGCTAAAGAGAACCCAGTGCACATAGCTCATTGAGAAGAATATGGCAAGGTAAAAATTCAATGGACCCTGGAAACCATCATATCCCAATTCCCAAGTTACTACACATATTACATTACTAAAGCAAAATGTTACAGCCCACCACCTCAATTGAAAAACTTGAAAACAAAACTGCCCCAAGAGTCACAATAGTTATATCAGTTGCAAGCATCAATAAACATTTCTAAAAACAGAAACCGTGTCCTAGTCGAACCCAAGTTGTAAAAtataccaaaaaagaaaaacacaccTTTGAAATACCATCACTCTTCCGAACCTGCAGCTCCAAAGGATTGAGTTCATATTCCGGAACTTCGCGAGGATTCGCAACAGTCATTGGAGTCTTCCTGGTTTTCTAACCACATCAAAGATACATATTAATCAAAAACTCCCTCAATTCAATTCAACACATATTAATACACATTCACAGTTAGCTACATATACATATTCATGAATTCATCAACACATAAAACATGCAGAGAATGATAAATTACCGGCACTTTCGCTCCGCGAGCCTTCAACATATAATAAACCTCTGTATTTCCATAGTATTTTGCATCAGCCGCTGCCTGCAAATCAAGAATCACGAGCTGAATTGTAAACAGAATTTCCAATTATAGCAATATTATAACCATACAATACATGATGAGAATTGAGAAGGATGAAATTACCGTACTGCCCCAACGATCACGAGCGTCGATGTTAGCCTTACGGCTGAGAAGAAGCGCGGCGACTTCAACGTGGCCCTCACATGCGGCGATGTGAAGCGCGGTGCGACCGTCGAGGTCAATGCTGTTAACATCGATGCCTTCGTTGAGCAAGTCCTCGACTCCCCTAACATCTCCACGGCAAGCCATGAAGAGTAACTGCATGGTGGAGTCGAGATTCTCCGGCACGGTGAGTTCAGCGTCGTCGTCATCGACGGGGCTGCGGCGGATCGGGTCGAGGGAGGATTGGCGGCCGAAGCTGAAGCGGAGATTGTTCCGGCGCGGATCGAGGGAGGCTTGCCGCGTGAACTGGCGGCTGAGGGTTTTCCGGAGGGAACCCGACGAGAACTGCCGCGAGATGCCGCGCTTTAACTGCGCGGCAATGCTCTccatcctctctctctctagatcgCGATTGGGaaattgaagagagagagaggggattTTACATGCTGcatcaaagagaaagagaagaaaatgaattgaattttttgtgttttgtgaTAATCTGTGAgggaaaatggaaagaaaaatagtgggaattatttgttttttgtttaattaGGATATTTTTTAGTTGGATCCCGATGAATTCCACACATTTGCGGGAAAAAAGCCGTTAAAATCTCTTTTGTTTcgtattgttttcttttttggtcTCGAATTGTGATGGCTTCTGAGTTTTGTTTTGCCGCTATGGGACAACTGTGGTTAGGTGGGGTGTCATGAATTAATAAGGACGTTTATTTCTTGACTTTGACTCAATTAGTTAGGTCACTCTTACTGTCTATGGGTACGGGGCTATGGGCccacttatttatttatgaaaatcATTTTAGGGGTTGTTTAAATGAGTTATTTATCGattatccaatcacattgaagataagtgagttgaaatttatatattttatttattaattaatttctaactcacttatctctaatgtgattggattatgagttatttaactcaaactttgtTATGAGTCATTAAGACAACCCCTCATTTTAGACATTCGCATAGTGCAGACATTCATTCtgagaaaataagaaagaagGTATAAGTATTTCATGTAATATATAAtagaagaaagagataaagagaaaaaataaatttatattgaaTGTATCCACtgtttatatgtctggaaatcATTATTGGGGGGAGATAAGTTATAGAGAACTAATAATGTAAATAATGTGGGTTTCGTTTTCTGAAAGAAGTCTCAAATAGATTAAATAGGAGGTGATATAGAAGCTAATACATCACAAGTTATACTAAGGGAACAACATGTGTGGCGGAACCTCTTCAATCCATATGGACGGTGGGAAAGAAGAGGCACGCTTAGCAAGGTAGTCTCTGCATCACTATTGCTAGAACGACGAACAAATAAAACTGAAACATAATCAAACTGACAACATAAAAAACGGTAATCGGAAGACAATCGGTTTTAAAGGACACCGATTGAAAAGTCAAGCTCTATAGCCAACACCAATGCCCACctaagtcttacaacttctgtGAGAGTAGGGGACAACACCTAACCCAACACCGACGTTGTTGAAAACAAGTGGTTaagaatttaaatttgaattctTCTAAATGAATAAATTCATTAACTATTGCTTAATGCATTGATTGTGAAATAAGTGCGACTACTCTTATCGATTATAGTtaagaagatattttgattcACATAACTTCCCCTTAATATGATGGTGGTAGTAGGGACTCTGGCAACTTGCTATAAAAATTTAACACAAGCGTACACTTATACACTTATTGCTATCAAAATTAAAGGCAGTAGTATGGGTTGTTACTTTGAAATCAAGCAACTGTTTATAGGGATCCAACAAGTGCGATTAAAGAAAAATCTTACAAGTTGACCACAACTAGTTATTTATAGTAAGTAATTATAAAACACGGACAACTTGacttaaattatttataaaactGATTGCACATAATAAATAGCAATACACCCTCGCTTATGATAGCTAGCTTTTGAATGCTAAATAATTGCATTTTTCCTTACACCATTTCTCACGTTACATGAAGGGTCCACacattttgatattttctttaaaattcATAATTGGATATTTGGATTAAAAAATACTATCACATATGTAGTATATATAAAATTTCACAATAATCAAAAGTTATATAATAACATGTCACTGGGAGGTATTAAAACTAACATGTAATGGTCTCTAGCTATCCTTATACCATTTTACATGATAGGGATGGTTATTTCATTTTTGTTGACACACATAGCTAGCTACTGTCATTTTTTTAGAATAGTCacataaattaatgtatttttttttctgtggtTCAAACACATGGATGAACTTTTCagctttaaaatattttatcttatGATCTCTCCGATAATTAAAGATCTACATGAATAAACACCACTAAAGTGGTGCTGTAAAGTGGTGCTGTCAAATATAACAGGGATCGGATAAGATTTATTTTTGTCCTTATTAGGGGATGGTGTCTATCCATACCTTTAAACAACTTGTAATAAAGAAGTAAAAAATGATTAATTATTATGACAAAAATCGCCCAAACAAAGCAATGCACTGTATGGattgttcatattttttttttatagttagCCATGGCCATAAACTCATTTGGAATATTGCGGCATGTCTCTTAACATGTGATATTTTTCGAAGCTATTTAATTTGGTTATCACTAGTGAGTAGTGATGGATGTGGAGGTAAAATGCATATGTAAAATTTTAGTACTGAAATATTAGTCTTAAAAGTTTTAATAtcaattataattaattgtccTATGCAAGTTTGtatacaaattaaaaatactgcataaatttcaattaaatattttctagagttaattatttttcatcaCCTTAAAATTAACAACAACTTTTTTTGTCATATGCCTatggttttagtccctcatgtggtttaataataaataaaaaaagagaataGAAAAAAACTTAGAGTTGAAGGCCAATAACACGGCCCAGTTGCTTGGGTAGAGCGAAAGGAGCTTGacagataaaaaataaaaacagaaatgAAAAAGAGATGTGTTATGGCAGGAATAGACTGACCAGAAAAAATGGCAGAAATGGAAATAGAAAAGGGACAAAAGTGATGGCACTAAGCTAAATATGTATACTACTGAAAAACTTAGTGGGAACACAACCTTGTAAATATATCCTTCACTGGTTGATGACACTGCAGCTAGTAGTAATATAAAACTAGGGCAATACTAGTATACTATGAAGACAATACTACTTACATGTATACTTGTAGAAAacttgagttcaaaaaaaaaaatacttgtagAAAACTTAATGGGCGCAGGTGCCCCATGATCTTGTAAATTGATTATTTGTATTATGATTACCACTAAGCCAACACTATCATTATATGTTCATGTTTAAACATTTTAGAATTACTTCTACCGGTGCATACGAGACTCCATTGAAAGGCATGAATGTGAGGAAGATATGTAAAAATAAGTTCGTCCCTGAGCGTCAAGATGGGCCAAACTAATGTCCTCGGCAAATGGTTGTCATCGATGACTGACTATACGGACAAGGCAAGTCAAACCAAAGTTGATGCGCCTGATACGACTAAAAAAGAGCTCGCTTTTTATTGTCTTGGTTTTGTTCATTACGGATAAATCTCTCATAAGACTTTTCTACATAATGGTTTTAGTGATGCATATATTGATTTTTCCAATTCATTGATTTGTTGTTCTATCCGCCTGACAAATTCGTCTATAATTAAAATATGATTTACAATTTTATCTTGACATTTAGATTCTCGACATGAACAATAGTAAAGACGTTTAACCTTAACTTAGCTATTGTGAATAACTTATGATATAATGACTATGCTTGAATGCTCTTTGGATTATTAACCTCATTTGCCTTTGCTCGACTAGTTGTTGAATGAGTTAAGACTTCATTTTGGTCCCTTAGCCGGCTAGCACCACGTTTACTTGGTTGTGAATCCTCTTAACCGACCATTATGATATTGAGCCTCGTGGTCATTTGAGTCTGTCAGAACAATGATGCGAtacaaaagagaagagaaataaaaaaaaattgaaaatcataCAAAAGAGAAAGTTGGTGTGTAATATAATGTGTAAAATGTGCATAATCTATGAGCCATTCACACTTCAATCATCATTCAATTTAGTTTCCAAAAAAGCACAAGACAAGACAATATAAAGCTAAGAGAGGCGCAGCAACCCCCAAAAGGTGCCGCCACCACTCTCCTCTGCTCCACTGAGCTAACCATGGCGGCCACTGCAACACCACTCCAAACCTTGAAATTCCACTCCCTtcatccaaaaccaaccacTCTCTTCCCAACCAAACCACCGTCCCTCATCTCAATACCTCACTCTCCCACCACTTTCCGCCACAACAAACTCACCCTCACCACCGCCGCAACCACCGGAGACACAACCGTCTCTCCCAACGGCCCTCCCCCTTCCTCCTCTCGATCCAAGCACGTGCTCTCCATCTCTGATTCCTCATTACCACTAACTGTTTCTCTGATTTCAGTGATTTGTTACTTACAATTATGAATTGATAATGATAATGCAGGGTTCGGCGACGCACGATTTCGGTGTTCGTCGGCGATGAGAGCGGAATGATTAACCGGATTGCCGGAGTGTTCGCGAGAAGAGGATTCAACATTGAGTCACTCGCTGTTGGCCTCAATGAGGATAAGGCTCTCTTCACCATTGTTGTATCTGGAACTGAGACGGTGCTGCGTCAAGTTGTGGAGCAGCTTCAAAAGCTTGCCAACGTTCTGAAGGTTCCACACAACCCTATGTGACTTGCTCtattttgtgtttgtttgtttgcaTTGGCTTGTTTTTGTATaggaagaaaacaaaaatctaagtcaaatttgttttcactGGTTTATGCTGAATGTGTTCATTTGATTGTTAGGTGGAAGATTTATCAAATGAGCCTCAGGTAGAACGCGAATTGATGCTCATAAAAGTGCATGCTGAACCCCAAAATCGTGCTGAGGTACCTACCAAATGTTATGTTGTAATCATATGCACACACGTgtgtgagtgtgtgtgtgtgtgtgtggtatAATTCTTTGTCTGTTTCTCTTCATTGATTCGTTTTTACATGGGAATTTACAGCTGAAGTGGTTGGTGGACATATTCAGAGCTAAGATTGTAGATATATCGGAACATTCGGTGACAATTGAGGTTATTGCTGGACTGATTTGGATATGCTTTGATctttaatcttaattttttgGTGCATGTTTGTTTTCTATTTGTATGCAACCTGTAACACTTATTGTAGCTGAAGGGTATGCTCTGTATA
This window harbors:
- the LOC130712789 gene encoding integrin-linked protein kinase 1-like isoform X1, with translation MESIAAQLKRGISRQFSSGSLRKTLSRQFTRQASLDPRRNNLRFSFGRQSSLDPIRRSPVDDDDAELTVPENLDSTMQLLFMACRGDVRGVEDLLNEGIDVNSIDLDGRTALHIAACEGHVEVAALLLSRKANIDARDRWGSTAAADAKYYGNTEVYYMLKARGAKVPKTRKTPMTVANPREVPEYELNPLELQVRKSDGISKGVYQVAKWNGTKVAVKILDKDHYSDPERINAFKHELTLLERVRHPNVVQFVGAVTQNIPMMIVREYHAKGDLAGYLQKKGRLSPSKVLRFALDVARGMNYLHECKPEPIIHCDLKPKNILLDSGGQLKIAGFGNVTLSLISPDEAKLANPEDNTDLLSSLYVAPEIYKDDVFDRSVDAYSFGLIVYEMIEGTQPFHPRPAEEAVKLMCLERKRPQFKIKTKSYPPDLKELIEECWDPEPVVRPTFSQVIVRLDKIVANCSKQGWWKDTFKLPWK
- the LOC130712789 gene encoding integrin-linked protein kinase 1-like isoform X2, whose amino-acid sequence is MESIAAQLKRGISRQFSSGSLRKTLSRQFTRQASLDPRRNNLRFSFGRQSSLDPIRRSPVDDDDAELTVPENLDSTMQLLFMACRGDVRGVEDLLNEGIDVNSIDLDGRTALHIAACEGHVEVAALLLSRKANIDARDRWGSTLVILDLQAAADAKYYGNTEVYYMLKARGAKVPKTRKTPMTVANPREVPEYELNPLELQVRKSDGISKGVYQVAKWNGTKVAVKILDKDHYSDPERINAFKHELTLLERVRHPNVVQFVGAVTQNIPMMIVREYHAKGDLAGYLQKKGRLSPSKVLRFALDVARGMNYLHECKPEPIIHCDLKPKNILLDSGGQLKIAGFGNVTLSLISPDEAKLANPEDNTDLLSSLYVAPEIYKDDVFDRSVDAYSFGLIVYEMIEGTQPFHPRPAEEAVKLMCLERKRPQFKIKTKSYPPDLKELIEECWDPEPVVRPTFSQVIVRLDKIVANCSKQGWWKDTFKLPWK